A window of Saimiri boliviensis isolate mSaiBol1 chromosome 1, mSaiBol1.pri, whole genome shotgun sequence genomic DNA:
tgtgtgtgtgtgtgtgtgtgtgtgtgtgtatattttttaaacttatggACTACAGTACTTGGCACAGTGCCATATACAAATAGGTTTGTTGGTGTGACAGACAAAGATATAGGAATAAATAGTGCTCAGGCAGTCCCTGGGCTAggtcaaatgaaaaaaaaaattcctgtctcCTAGGATCTATGTATTtgtaatcaataaaatataagggTGGCATTAATGAAATCTTGCTTGAAGGCCCAGTTTTAATGTTACACAAGAAGATTTGCTTACTAATGAGATTATGCAGTGTATAAAATGCTAATGTCAAGGTCTTCCCATACCAATTCTCTAAGAAGATCCCTGTGGTTAAGACAGTGGCTGTTACAAGTTGAGCCTCATGGATTGTCTGTCTGTCCTGTGACCTGCCTGAACAAACAGGTCTTGAGACGTGTATTCCTAGATTTGAGCACTCTCGCCACCTCATCCACTTGATACCGGTTATTATTAGGATGAATTCAGAATCACTTTTCCAATTTTTCACTATATTTGAGGCTGGGTTGGGTGAAAACAGGGAGAGAGGACTCTGCAACCTTCTAGGAACATGTTTCCACCCAAGCTAATAATAAAGCAATatcaacaacaaataataatttagcAATTAATTCCTCAGGCACTAAAAAATGAACCCAAACATGTCTGGAAAACCTACGGAGGCCACTACTTTCTTGAGTAGCAGGTTGGAATTACAATATCTGCAAAAGTCTAGTAGGTTTCCATTCGGGAAAAGATGTGCTCTCCCTCTAGACAGcacatgttttttttgttgttgttttgttttttcatttttattttttgagagagtcttgctctattgccaggctggagtgcagtgggacaatctcagccaactgcaacctctgcctcctgggttcaagcgattcacctgcctcagcctctcaagtagctgggcttacaggtgtgcaccaccacgcccagctaagtttttatattttggtagagatgggtttcaccacgttggccaggatggtcttgatctcctgatgtcatgatctgcccaccttggcttcccaaagtgttgggattataggcatgaaccactgcacctggccttttttatttttctagtagcAACATATATTTGGATTATtgcaaaattacaaatatatgttTGATACATCAGTTTAtattaaatttacaaatatttcaaataagcTGGTGAGAAGACATGGTATGATCTAATCTGTACCAATCCTTCGTTATTGAGATGGATTCAAATGAAAGGAGCTTTGGGCTGGGGAATATGACACATAAACCATAGCTCTTTCCAGGCCCCAAATCCGGTCCACCTGTCGCCTGGAGTACCTAATAAGGACACATGTAACTACTAGCAGATTTGCTTAGACCTTCTCATGAAGGAAGGGAATGTAACCAGTTTTGCccaggaagaagtaaaatataaTGGCTGTTGCTCACATTCTGGTGGATTTAGATACTATGCAAGGAGTAGTAGAGAAGGCAAGCAGCACTGTTAGCTAGGAAATGTGAGTCTCATGCGGACAGCCTGGTGAGACCCAGCCCTGTATTTCTTGCTTGCTCACATCAGGCCCAGACATCCAGGGTCCAGGGGTTGGGAGAGGGCTGGAGTGTCACAGCTTCCCTAGGCTTGGCTACCTCTTGAGATCTTCAAGGTACTAGCACTTTTTTCCCTTTCAGAAAAAACTACccttattatttgtttttctgatcctttttcattttctattttataaggaatagagaagaaaaatcagtTCACATAAACCTTGCAGATTCCCCAGCCACAGGAAGACCTCCCCATAGCTACATCCTACCCCCCAAACTAAAACAAACTCAATTTATATTTTAGTCACAAGAAGGTACATTTCATCCTAAAGAATGGCCTGTTCCTTCCACTTAATACATTCAGTTACCCATCAGATAATCCAAAGAATCAACAGAAACAGTGGACTTACTTAGCTTAGAATGCCATGTTCCAATGTAGAGTAAGAACAGAGTGAGTTGGATACCACTGCAAAGTGCCTGAGGTTGGTTGCTGTGCTAATTTTTCCACTGTAATGAACAATCCTTTCCCTATAAAGTGACATCATTTCAAACTTATTTActactgtttcctttgctggtAAGAGGGAAGAAAAACTTGCTGATGTTTCTCTAAGTGTGCCTTGCGGTTTGCTGGGAAAGGAGATTAGTGGGGTTCAGAAGAGAATAGAATAGTGACACCACAGATGACTTGTGTAGGGGGCTCATGGTGAAATCAGTGGGAAGTGTCGGTAAGTAAGAGGTGGTATGCTGTGGGAATAAGCTCAGTGTAAGGTACTCAGGGAGGTGTGATTTGAAGTGTGAGGTATTTGAAAACCGTGAGtcagaaagattatttttatgatCACGCAGAGGGCACAGTAACCATTTCTGATGCAGTTTTGCCTCACTTCTTCCCTTTACGTGTATATGGGATAATAAATGACAGCTATAGCTGATTTCCACTCGACATAGTATGTACCCAACTAaactatataaactatataatggaagatctgaaaatgttttctattataaCTGCCAACTCCAGGGTGGAGAGCAGCTCAGGATGTATTCATGCAAAAAATCAGAACAAGTGACCAGTTTGTGTGTTCCAGGTGACAGTGAGGGTGATGAAGAGGAGACCACACAAGATGAAGTCTCTTCCCACACATCAGAGGAAGATGGAGGGGTGGTCAAAGTGGAGAAAGAGTTAGAAAATACAGAACAGCCTGTTGGTGGGAACGAAGTGGTAGAGCACGAGGCAAGTTGACAATGGCCCCTGGGTCCAGACATCCAGCAATGCCCTACCCTTCTGCCTGTCCTGATGCTGCTCACCCCTGTGGCACAGTCTTGCCTCTGATGGTTTCTTGGTCCTGCATAGGAGGCCTCTTCGTTCGTGGCACCAGAACCCACACCTCAGATTCTCAGTTCTCGCCACATTCAGCTATGCTTTTCTATCCACACATCACTGCGCCCGTGCACAGCTTTCTTTCATACAGCTCCCCATGTCTTTCCAGACAGAAGAGCCACTTTAGTGAAGTGGAAAGCTGACTTCCCAAGGTGGACTCTTGAACGTGCTTGCAAATCTAAGTCAAGGTGTCACCTGGAGTGCCACCTTCTCACTAACTTTGTTCCTGAGGACTCCTGCAAGGAACATGACAGGAAAAATGCTACCCCTGTCTCTGCAGAGTTtatcttcagggaaaaaaatagatCGGCTCTCTCTGAAGCAATCCTGTGTCCTCGTGGCTGAAAGCCGTACTTCCCTTTCAACTATTACTTTTTCTTCAGCCCACAATGGGAAGCTAAGAGTAACATGTGCCATCAGTCTGGGTTCCTTTTAACAGGGTACTCTGTTTAAAAAGCTGGGGCAGCGAAGAGACGAGTGAAGAGTCCTAATGAGTTGCCTATTTGTTGAATCACAGGTCACAGAGAATTTGAATTCTGACCCCTTGCTTGAACTCTGCCAGTGTCCCCTGTGCCAGCTAGACTGCAGGAGCCGGGAGCAGCTGATTGCTCACGTGTACCAGGTATGGATTGGGGAGCTGTGTGCTCTGAAACATGAGTGTGGGCACCTTGTTTGTAGCCCAGATCTTGCTttggcctttctctctctctgactcctgAAGGAGTCTTGGGTTGTCGCTTCCATTAAGATTTGGCTTAAAGAGgctgcgtgcggtggctcacacctgtaatcccagcactttgggaggctgaggcaggtagatcacttgaagtcagaatttcaagactagcctggccaacaggtgaaaccccatctctaccaaaaataaaaaaattagccaggtgtggtggtgtgcacctatagtcccagctactggagaggctgaggcaggagaattgcttgaacccagtaggcagaggttgctgtgagtcaagatcacaccattgcactccaacccgggcaacagagttaagactctgtctcaaaagaaaaaaaaaaaatttggcccaaagccaggcatggtggctcacacccagaatcccagctgagaggctgaggtgggaggattgcttaagcccaagagtttaagaccagcctgggcaacatagcaagaccccagctctacaaaacatttttaaaaaaattagttggttgcAGCCCATTTAGTGAACTCACTGGTGCAGATATTTTTGAGTCTTTTATCTCTGtcaaagaaggccgggcgcggtggctcaagcctgtaatcccagcactttgggaggccgaggcaggtggatcacgaggtcaagaaagcgagaccatcctggtcaacatggtgaaaccccgtctctactaaaaatacaaaaaattagctgggcatggtggcgcgtgcctgtaatcccacctactcaggaggctgaggcagaactgcctgaacccgggaggcggaggttgcggtgagccgagatcgcgccattgcactccagcctgggtaacaagagcgaaactctgtctcaaaaaaaataaaattaaattaaatttaaaaataataataaaataaatatctgtcaaAGAAAACAGTCGGCTAGATATGAAAAACACAGATTCTATCACAAAGAAGGGTGCTCTAGCTATGTTAAGTCGAGTCTagatttattgtaatttttttttttttctttttttgagacggagttttgctcttgttacccaggctggagtgcaatggcacgatctcagctcaccgcaacctccgcctcctgggttcaggcaattctcctgcctcagcctccttagaggctgggattacaggcacatgccaccatgcccagctaatttttttttacatttttagtagagatggggtttcaccatgttgaccaggatggtcttgatctcttgaccttgtgatccacccgcctcggcctcccaaagtgctgggattacaggcttgggccaccgcgcccggcctgatttattgtaattttaaagcaataaactgatattttttttattacttttttgcttttatgcaTATTAAAGATATTTGTGCTCAGTTTTCTAAACCGTGTCAGGATTCAgttgttaaatatatatgcaaatgcTATGAATCATCAGCTTGTGGAACTGtagaaagacataaaagaaaataaatgtaatgatcTTGTGCCTTTTTCCAATGTTCATTGGTTGAGTAGTGGAGGGATCTTTACAAAGGATTAATGTGCTGttaattctcatttaaaattttctcttgaaacagaagaaatgctttccaaatatttgataataagagaccaaaaacaaaaaacaaaattagttgggtgtggtggtgtgtgcctgtggtaccagttacttggaagactgaggtgggaggatagcttgagaccaagaggttgaagttgcagtgatcacatttcagccagggtgacaagagagagactgtttcaaaaagaaaaaaaaaaaattctgctctaAGCTtccaacattttagaaaataaatgaggtATGCTGGAAAAACATGTCTGGGTTTCCAGGCAGACacactttgaaaattaaatgactttttctaaattatttaatgcatattttaaatagtgAAATAGAAACTAATGTCTACTAATAATGAGGGCtttgtgttaaagaaaaaaaaattagttgctgggcacggtggctcaagcctgtaatcccagcactttgggaggccgagacgggtggatcacgaggtcaagagatcgagaccatcccagtcaacatagtgaaaccccgtctctactaaaaaaaaaaaaaaaatacaaaaaattagctgggcatgatggcacatgcctgtaatcccagctactcaggaagctgaggcaggagaattgcctgaacccaggaggcggaggttgcggtgagccgagatcgcgccattgcactccagcctgggtaacaagagcgaaactctgtctcaaaaaaaaaaaaaaaaaaccgggcgcggtggctcaagcctgtaatcccagcactttgggaggccgacgcgggtggattacgaggtcgagagttcgagaccatcctggtcgacatggtgaaaccccatctctactaaaaatacaaaaaattagctaggcatggtggctcgtgcctgtaatcccagctactcaggaggctgaggcaggagaattgcctgaacccaggaggcggaggttgcggtgagccaagatcgcgccattgcactccagcctgggtaacaagagcgagcgaaactccgtctcaaaaaaaaaaaaaaaattagttaacatgggtgggcacagtggctcacacctgtaattccagcactttgggaggccaaggtgggaggatcacttgaggtcaggaatttgagaccatcctggccaacatggtgaaaccctgtctctactaaaatacaaaaaaattagcagggtgtggtggcatgtacctataatcccagtacttgggaggctgaggcaggagaatggcttgaacctgggtggcagaggcagcaTTTTGTCTCATTtagacaaaatgagactctgtctaaaaaacaaacaaacaaacaaaaaattaacacaaatgtTTCTGAAATACCAGTGAAAATTAGCGTAAACCAGGGGATCCGAATACCAGacttttgtgttctttttacCATGATCCAATCACAGGGCACCTGTGCCTCCTGACAAGGCATCAGCACACATGGCAGCCTGGGCTGTACCATAAAGATAGTTGGTTCATGAGGACAAGTGTTACTTCAGAAGACTGTCTTGAAAATATTGAGAAAGCCAGTATAAATACCTGTTGCATACCAGTATTCCATGCCAGCTTCTAGATTTGGCCTTCATTGTTTCCTTAACATGTATTTGTACCTGCACAGTGtaagccagggagacagagataAATTATCCAAGACATGAATTCTTCTCAGGCTCTGAAGAGGGCTCTGGCACCCCACTGTTTCTTAAGCCATCACATGTCCCAGAATGTAGGCAGAACTCAAGCTAATGAAATCTAAGCAGTGGTCTAAATGGCTAGAGCCACTAATACAAGAGACTGACTTTTCTAGGGGCTAAACAGAATACTTGTAAATTCCTTATTCTGAGACTAATGAAAGGAAACATTTCccagaaaattgattttttttttttgagatagattctcactctgtcacccaggatagaatacaatgacacaatctcagctcactgcaacctccaccttctaggttcaagtgattctcctgcctcagcctcctgagtagctggggttacaggcatgcgccaccacacctggctaatttttgtatttgtagtagggacagcgtttcaccttgttggtcagactcgtctcgaactcctcacctcatgatccacccaccttggcctcccaaagtgctgggattacaggtgtgagccaccgtgcctggccagaaagttGTTTCTAAATGGGTGCGGATTATCTTGGAGGTAGCGCCAGACTGACAGATCAAGGCTCTGTTTTACAGCACACTGCAGCAGTGGTGAGCGCCAAGAGCTACATGTGTCCTGTCTGTGGCCGGGCACTTAGCTCCCCAGGGTCATTGGGTCGCCACCTCTTAATCCACTCGGAGGACCAGCGATCTAACTGTGCTGTGTGTGGAGCCCGGTTCACCAGCCATGCCACTTTTAACAGGTCAGCTGGGCAACTATCCCTATTGTGCTGGGAGTACATTACTGGGTATGAGTTCTGCTTTCCAAGGTTAAAGCGAAGGCTAGAGATAGGTAACGCAAAGGCAACTGATGCATGACTACCTGGAAGTACAAGTAAGAAGGCTAGGAAATATGCCTATTCCATTACATAGCCCCAAGGGAAATGAATTCCCATTTCTTTTCCCGTCAGAATATCTTCAACTAGAAAGAGATGCAGGCAAGTCCAAGAACACTCATGAGAAAGCATGGAGAAAGAAGTTATAGGGTGCAGAGGGCCCTGGCGTGAGGACGCAGTCTCCACTGTGTCCTGGGAAGACTGGAACGTTGTATCCTTGTCCCGTTTGTCTAGTGTACGGTGCAGTCTGCCTTTGCATGCAGGCAGTGTGAGGGAAGGAGGTGAGTTGGTGGTCTGCACTTTGCCTGAAGGAGCTCCACCTCCAGGAGCCTCCATTCCCACAGCAGGATTGCCCCGGCAAAGCTCTAACCAAAACCATCATTCTGGCTTGAGTGAAAACGCCAAGGGTATGTCTGATTTCTGGTGCGCTACTGTGGCAGGTGGCTCAGTCATTAACTCCAGGTGGGCTTTAAGACTTGATAGACACCCTTGCTCGAAGAGAAGGGGTGGAGCAGTAGAAGAGGTCCATCAAGCATTCAAAGTGACCCCTTGTGGTGAGCGTGGAGCCCCTGGCATCATAGGAAAAGAATAAGGCAGGGCTGGAGTCCTGACCCTTGCTAGAAGGAAATACTAACCATCCAAAATGTTTGCTTTCCAGTGAGAAACTTCCTGAAGTACTCAATATGGAATCCCTACCCACAGCCCACAGTGAGGGTCCCTCCAGTGCTGAGGGGAAGGACATTGCCTTTAGTCCTCCAGTGTATCCTGCTGGAATTCTGCTCGTGTGCAACAACTGTGCTGCCTACCGTAAACTACTAGAAGCCCAGACTCCCAGTGTACGCAAGTGGGCCCTTCGTCGACAGAATGAGCCTTTGGAAGTAAGGCTGCAGCGGCTGGAACGAGAGCGCACAGCCAAGAAGAGCCGGCGGGACAATGAGACCCCCGAGGAGCGGGAGGTGAGGCGCATGAGGGACCGTGAAGCCAAGCGCTTGCAGCGCATGCAGGAGACAGATGAGCAACGGGCACGCCGGCTGCAGCGGGATCGGGAGGCCATGAGGCTGAAGCGAGCCAACGAAACACCAGAAAAGCGGCAGGCCCGGCTCATCCGAGAGCGAGAGGCCAAGCGGCTcaagaggaggctggagaaaatGGACATGATGTTGCGAGCTCAGTTTGGCCAGGACCCTTCTGCCATGGCAGCCTTAGCAGCTGAAATGAACTTCTTCCAGCTACCTGTAAGTGGGGTGGAGTTGGACAGCCAGCTTCTGGGCAAGATGGCCTTTGAAGAGCAGAACAGCAGCTCTCTGCACTGAACCACACCTTCCTGCCTGCCATcctacccacccacctacccacccactcaCATGCACGAGGCCCTGTCCTTGTTGCCAGAGGCAGGCCCGGGTTCGTTGCAGGTGGACCCGTGCGGCCCTTGCATGTGGGAGCAGGATGATGGGGTCAGGAGGGACCTGGCTCAAGGCAGCTCTGGACAAGGGAGCAGGCACTCCAGAGAACTGGACTCCCCAGCCCACTGCCACAGGCCTGCTTCTAGGACTGTGGGGCCCCTGTGTGGCCCATGAAGTTGTAAggtcaaataaattaattttatctttactgATCCTTTCCTGCTTTTCTCTCAATGTCATTCTAGCAAATGACATTGGATGGAAATTTTCGGACAGTGGCTTCTGGTGGCTTGCCCTTTTCTTAGGGAAGGTGGTCCTCAGCTTAGGCTGTCCAAGCAGTGGCCCTTATTTGAGCCTTTACAAGTTGCCAAGAAATAAGCACGACACTGAAGAAAGAACCAAGGTTGACTGTGATGATTATTCCCACAACCATAATGAAGATACCTATGGTCCCAAGGGCTATTTAAACCTAGCTTACCTTTTCTAAACTTAGAAGCCTCGCCTCATAACTGGTGTTTCCTCAAGACTATGCAATACCTTCAACTAGGTGTGCCACTTTTCCCAGCAATATTGTTTGTCGAAAGTTTACAATTCTATCTCAGACAGTAGTCAGCTGCATCTAGGAATAGGCTCAGAGAAAAATAGCTACAATATTAAGGTCCACAGCACCAAGAAACTCATGTTTGcgttttatgtatgttttattcattcaccagAGGCAAGGATAATAAACTCACTGAAGAAAATCCAGAATTAAGGTGGTTAAGAACGTTCGGGTCAATAGTGGTTAAGGCTAGGCCAAAATGATTACTCTGGCAGGTTGTATGGCTGCCAAACCATGGAGGAGACAAGAGCTGAGGTCATTTCTAAAAAGTTTCTGTGATGGTACAGAACAGGCACAGAACCTTCCTAGCCTGCACCAAAGGTTGTGTTCAGTTTAGATAATTATAGATCTTGAGGTCCAGAA
This region includes:
- the ZNF821 gene encoding zinc finger protein 821 isoform X3, producing the protein MSRRKQTNPNKVHCDSEGDEEETTQDEVSSHTSEEDGGVVKVEKELENTEQPVGGNEVVEHEVTENLNSDPLLELCQCPLCQLDCRSREQLIAHVYQHTAAVVSAKSYMCPVCGRALSSPGSLGRHLLIHSEDQRSNCAVCGARFTSHATFNSEKLPEVLNMESLPTAHSEGPSSAEGKDIAFSPPVYPAGILLVCNNCAAYRKLLEAQTPSVRKWALRRQNEPLEVRLQRLERERTAKKSRRDNETPEEREVRRMRDREAKRLQRMQETDEQRARRLQRDREAMRLKRANETPEKRQARLIREREAKRLKRRLEKMDMMLRAQFGQDPSAMAALAAEMNFFQLPVSGVELDSQLLGKMAFEEQNSSSLH
- the ZNF821 gene encoding zinc finger protein 821 isoform X1, with product MSRRKQTNPNKVHWDQVFAGLEEQARQAMMKTDFPGDLGSQRQAIQQLRDQDSSSSDSEGDEEETTQDEVSSHTSEEDGGVVKVEKELENTEQPVGGNEVVEHEVTENLNSDPLLELCQCPLCQLDCRSREQLIAHVYQHTAAVVSAKSYMCPVCGRALSSPGSLGRHLLIHSEDQRSNCAVCGARFTSHATFNSEKLPEVLNMESLPTAHSEGPSSAEGKDIAFSPPVYPAGILLVCNNCAAYRKLLEAQTPSVRKWALRRQNEPLEVRLQRLERERTAKKSRRDNETPEEREVRRMRDREAKRLQRMQETDEQRARRLQRDREAMRLKRANETPEKRQARLIREREAKRLKRRLEKMDMMLRAQFGQDPSAMAALAAEMNFFQLPVSGVELDSQLLGKMAFEEQNSSSLH
- the ZNF821 gene encoding zinc finger protein 821 isoform X2 yields the protein MMKTDFPGDLGSQRQAIQQLRDQDSSSSDSEGDEEETTQDEVSSHTSEEDGGVVKVEKELENTEQPVGGNEVVEHEVTENLNSDPLLELCQCPLCQLDCRSREQLIAHVYQHTAAVVSAKSYMCPVCGRALSSPGSLGRHLLIHSEDQRSNCAVCGARFTSHATFNSEKLPEVLNMESLPTAHSEGPSSAEGKDIAFSPPVYPAGILLVCNNCAAYRKLLEAQTPSVRKWALRRQNEPLEVRLQRLERERTAKKSRRDNETPEEREVRRMRDREAKRLQRMQETDEQRARRLQRDREAMRLKRANETPEKRQARLIREREAKRLKRRLEKMDMMLRAQFGQDPSAMAALAAEMNFFQLPVSGVELDSQLLGKMAFEEQNSSSLH